From a single Dysidea avara chromosome 14, odDysAvar1.4, whole genome shotgun sequence genomic region:
- the LOC136244885 gene encoding large ribosomal subunit protein uL18m-like has product MNLVQLVAILNHLEITNYHITGSVTHNNGTTVVEASTREFCIARHLYKTTDVSASHNIGRVLAHRCFETGLYRVLWEEDWTIKNNPKVVSFISGVRSEGLLLNEPKFSEKEML; this is encoded by the exons CTGGAGATCACCAACTATCACATCACAGGGTCAGTTACTCATAATAATGGTACTACAGTGGTGGAGGCATCAACCAGAGAGTTCTGTATAGCAAGACACTTGTACAAGACAACTGATGTGTCAGCCAGTCACAATATTGGTAGGGTACTAGCTCATCGATGTTTTGAGACTGGATTGTATCGAGTGTTGTGGGAAGAAGACTGGACCATCAAGAATAATCCTaag GTAGTGTCATTCATCAGTGGTGTGAGAAGTGAGGGACTACTATTGAATGAACCAAAATTTAGTGAAAAAGAAATGTTGTAA